In the genome of Polaribacter sp. MED152, one region contains:
- the mnmA gene encoding tRNA 2-thiouridine(34) synthase MnmA codes for MKRVVVGLSGGVDSSVTAHLLKEQGYEVIGLFMKNWHDDSVTISNECPWLEDSNDAMIVAEKLGIPFQVVDLSEQYKERIVDYMFAEYEKGRTPNPDVLCNREIKFDVFMDIALKLGADYVATGHYCRKAEEIIDDKPVYKLLAGKDNNKDQSYFLCQLSQQQLAKALFPIGELTKPEVREIAKEADLITAEKKDSQGLCFIGKVRLPEFLQQKLQPKKGDIVTIPSDFSDYIKEQPKFESKEEELKYLSTKFTYNKTDGKVVGIHQGAHYFTKGQRKGLNVGGTKEALYVIETDVEENVIYTGEGKQHPGLYRNVLFVANEEIHWIREDLTLKPSETMQVEARIRYRQVLEQATLYKVDSGLYVEFENKQSAIQEGQFVAWYKNEELLGSGVIS; via the coding sequence ATGAAACGAGTAGTTGTTGGTCTTTCTGGTGGAGTAGATTCTAGTGTTACAGCACATTTACTTAAAGAACAAGGGTATGAAGTTATTGGCTTATTTATGAAAAATTGGCACGATGATTCTGTAACAATATCTAACGAATGTCCTTGGTTAGAAGATAGTAATGATGCAATGATTGTTGCAGAAAAACTAGGTATTCCTTTTCAAGTGGTAGATTTAAGTGAGCAATACAAAGAGCGTATTGTAGATTATATGTTTGCAGAATATGAAAAAGGTAGAACTCCAAACCCAGATGTTCTTTGTAATAGAGAAATTAAGTTTGATGTTTTTATGGATATCGCCTTAAAATTGGGTGCAGATTATGTAGCTACAGGTCATTATTGTAGAAAAGCAGAAGAAATTATTGATGATAAACCCGTTTACAAATTGTTAGCAGGTAAAGACAATAATAAGGATCAATCTTATTTCTTATGTCAATTATCTCAACAACAATTAGCAAAAGCACTTTTTCCAATAGGTGAATTAACAAAACCTGAAGTTAGGGAAATTGCAAAAGAAGCAGATTTAATTACTGCAGAAAAGAAAGACTCACAAGGTTTGTGTTTTATTGGTAAAGTAAGATTGCCTGAATTTTTACAACAAAAACTACAACCTAAAAAAGGAGATATTGTTACAATACCCTCAGATTTTTCAGATTATATAAAAGAACAACCAAAGTTTGAAAGCAAAGAAGAGGAGTTAAAATATCTATCAACCAAATTTACCTATAATAAAACTGATGGTAAAGTTGTTGGAATTCATCAAGGAGCACATTACTTTACCAAAGGACAACGTAAAGGACTTAATGTCGGTGGTACAAAAGAGGCATTATATGTTATTGAGACTGATGTTGAAGAGAATGTGATTTATACAGGGGAAGGTAAACAGCATCCAGGTTTGTACAGAAATGTACTATTTGTAGCGAATGAAGAAATTCATTGGATTCGTGAAGATTTAACTTTAAAACCTAGCGAAACTATGCAAGTTGAAGCAAGAATTAGGTACAGGCAAGTTTTGGAACAAGCTACATTATATAAAGTAGATTCAGGTTTATATGTAGAATTTGAGAATAAACAATCTGCAATACAAGAAGGTCAATTTGTAGCTTGGTACAAAAATGAAGAATTGTTAGGTTCAGGTGTAATTTCTTAA
- a CDS encoding CDP-alcohol phosphatidyltransferase family protein → MSKLPKEYQFLDLSDYGRPVAKIIAKSLKNTNITPIELTMAFIVSGLLGVYFIFESYYFVAAFFIIFKSVLDAADGELARIKNTPSYTGRFFDSIADIILNFIIIITIWQLTNINIVYALLAFFGIQLQGTLYNYYYVILRNRFNGDTTSRVFEDTTPTALKGETQKSVNILFNIYKKLYGIFDKIIYALDRNAPNGKPLPNWLMSCISTFGLGFQLLIISTLLVLDLKEIIIPFFIIYTGLIFVYILIRRLFFS, encoded by the coding sequence ATGTCTAAATTACCTAAAGAATATCAATTTCTAGATTTATCTGATTATGGCAGACCTGTTGCCAAAATTATCGCCAAATCACTAAAAAACACTAACATAACTCCTATTGAATTAACCATGGCTTTCATAGTCTCTGGACTTTTAGGTGTGTATTTCATATTTGAAAGTTATTATTTTGTTGCTGCTTTTTTTATCATATTTAAATCTGTTTTAGATGCAGCAGATGGCGAACTTGCCCGAATTAAAAATACACCTTCTTATACAGGTCGTTTTTTTGATTCTATAGCAGATATTATTCTTAATTTTATCATTATCATAACCATTTGGCAATTAACAAACATCAACATTGTATACGCTTTATTGGCCTTTTTTGGTATTCAATTGCAGGGTACTTTATACAATTATTACTATGTAATTTTGAGAAATCGTTTTAATGGCGATACAACCAGTAGAGTTTTTGAAGATACTACGCCTACAGCCTTAAAAGGTGAAACTCAAAAATCGGTAAATATCTTATTCAATATCTACAAGAAATTATATGGAATTTTTGATAAAATCATTTATGCTTTAGATAGAAATGCACCTAATGGAAAACCGTTACCAAATTGGTTAATGTCTTGCATTTCTACTTTTGGTTTAGGCTTTCAGCTACTTATTATTAGTACATTGCTAGTATTAGATTTAAAAGAAATTATAATTCCTTTTTTTATCATTTATACTGGTTTAATCTTTGTGTATATCTTAATTCGAAGATTATTTTTTAGCTAA
- the purB gene encoding adenylosuccinate lyase, translating into MNLTQLNAISPIDGRYRNKIAKLSNYFSEEALIKYRVRVEIEYFIALCEIPLAQLEDFNTDLFDDLRKIYIDFTAEDAQKIKDIEKVTNHDVKAVEYFIKEQFDALNLQKYKEFIHFGLTSQDINNTAIPLSIKEAMNDVFVPHYLEVLEKLQELVIEWKDISMLARTHGQPASPTRLGKEIDVFVVRLKEQFNLLNDIPSAAKFGGATGNFNAHKVAYPTTDWKQFGTDFVQEKLGLQHSFPTTQIEHYDHLAALFDTIKRINTIIIDLDRDFWTYVSMDYFKQKIKKGEVGSSAMPHKVNPIDFENSEGNLGIANAIFEHLSAKLPISRLQRDLTDSTVLRNVGVPFGHTIIAFTSTLKGLNKLLLNKEKFEQDLENNWAVVAEAIQTILRREAYPNPYEALKGLTRTNEKINQNSIANFIDTLKVSDAIKEELKAITPSNYTGI; encoded by the coding sequence ATGAACTTAACTCAATTAAATGCCATCTCTCCTATTGATGGACGTTACAGAAATAAAATAGCCAAACTTTCTAATTACTTTTCTGAAGAAGCTTTAATAAAATATAGAGTTCGCGTAGAAATTGAATATTTTATTGCTTTATGCGAAATTCCTTTAGCGCAATTAGAAGATTTCAATACTGATTTATTTGACGATTTACGTAAAATTTATATCGATTTTACTGCTGAAGATGCTCAAAAAATTAAGGACATTGAAAAGGTTACAAATCATGATGTTAAGGCAGTAGAGTACTTTATCAAAGAACAGTTTGACGCTTTAAACCTTCAGAAATACAAAGAGTTTATTCATTTTGGATTAACTTCTCAAGACATCAACAACACTGCAATACCTTTATCTATTAAAGAAGCAATGAACGATGTTTTTGTACCTCATTATCTAGAAGTACTAGAAAAATTACAAGAATTAGTAATTGAGTGGAAAGACATTTCTATGTTGGCAAGAACACATGGTCAGCCAGCTTCACCTACTAGATTGGGTAAAGAAATCGATGTTTTTGTAGTACGTTTAAAAGAACAATTTAATTTATTGAACGATATACCAAGTGCTGCTAAATTTGGTGGTGCAACTGGTAATTTCAATGCACATAAAGTAGCATATCCAACTACAGATTGGAAACAATTTGGAACTGATTTTGTACAAGAAAAATTAGGTTTACAACATTCATTTCCTACTACACAAATTGAACATTATGATCATTTAGCTGCGCTATTTGACACCATAAAAAGAATAAACACAATCATCATAGACTTAGACAGAGATTTCTGGACGTATGTTTCTATGGATTATTTTAAACAAAAAATTAAAAAGGGAGAAGTAGGTTCGTCTGCAATGCCACACAAAGTAAATCCAATTGATTTTGAGAACTCTGAAGGAAACTTAGGTATTGCCAATGCTATTTTTGAGCATTTATCAGCTAAATTACCAATATCTCGTTTGCAACGCGATTTAACAGACAGTACTGTTTTAAGAAACGTTGGTGTACCTTTTGGACATACTATAATTGCTTTTACTTCTACCTTAAAAGGTTTAAATAAACTTTTATTAAACAAAGAAAAGTTTGAGCAAGACCTAGAGAATAATTGGGCTGTAGTTGCAGAAGCAATACAAACCATTTTAAGAAGAGAGGCATACCCAAATCCTTATGAGGCTTTAAAAGGTTTAACAAGAACTAATGAAAAAATCAATCAAAATTCTATTGCTAACTTTATTGATACTTTAAAAGTTTCTGATGCTATTAAAGAAGAACTAAAAGCTATTACACCATCTAATTATACAGGTATCTAA
- a CDS encoding MFS transporter: MFKKGDQKLINAWAFYDWANSVYSLVISTAVFPLYYSAVTEGETVSFLGMDWDHPDSLYSYALSFSFLVVAFISPILSGIADYTGSKKKFMKFFCFLGSLSVMSLYFFDGLDTVWIGIVFTILASIGFWASLVFYNAYLPEVAHPEQQDRASAKGFMYGYVGSIILLIINLIMIQKPDLFGISASLASRLSFVMVGLWWLGFAQITFKRLPDDIYNKKPEKDYIWKGFRELKIVSKEIVNYPTLKRFLISFFLLSVGVQTIILLATIFGSTELGLATIDLIVTVLLIQVVAILGAFLFSRLSESKGNFFALKVTIVIWMVVCFCAFLLHKDLPNVSIYFYSLGAILGLVLGAIQSLTRSTYSKLLPETEDHATYFSFYDVTEKIAIVLGTFVYGLLYAITDSMQWSVLCLAFFFLASFIILSTLKRTKYVS; the protein is encoded by the coding sequence ATGTTTAAAAAAGGTGATCAAAAACTGATAAATGCATGGGCATTTTATGATTGGGCAAACTCAGTATATTCTTTGGTAATTAGTACAGCTGTGTTTCCTTTATACTATAGTGCAGTTACAGAAGGTGAAACCGTTTCTTTTTTAGGCATGGACTGGGATCATCCTGATAGTTTATACAGTTATGCATTGTCATTTTCGTTTCTAGTGGTTGCTTTTATTTCTCCAATTTTGTCAGGTATTGCAGATTATACAGGAAGCAAAAAGAAATTTATGAAATTCTTCTGCTTTCTAGGGAGTTTATCTGTAATGAGCTTGTACTTTTTTGATGGTTTAGATACAGTATGGATTGGTATTGTATTTACAATTTTAGCCAGTATTGGTTTTTGGGCAAGTTTGGTTTTCTACAATGCATATTTGCCTGAAGTAGCTCACCCAGAACAACAAGATAGAGCAAGTGCTAAAGGATTTATGTATGGTTATGTGGGGTCTATCATTTTGTTGATTATCAATTTAATAATGATTCAAAAGCCAGATTTATTTGGTATTTCTGCTTCTTTAGCTTCTAGACTTTCTTTTGTGATGGTAGGTTTATGGTGGTTGGGTTTTGCTCAAATCACTTTTAAAAGATTACCTGATGATATTTATAACAAAAAACCAGAGAAAGACTACATATGGAAAGGTTTTAGAGAGTTAAAAATAGTTTCGAAAGAAATTGTGAATTATCCAACCTTAAAACGTTTTTTAATCTCTTTTTTCTTGTTAAGTGTAGGAGTACAAACTATTATTTTATTGGCAACCATTTTTGGTTCTACAGAATTAGGTTTGGCTACTATCGATTTAATTGTAACCGTACTTTTAATTCAAGTTGTAGCTATTTTAGGTGCTTTTTTATTTTCTAGATTGTCTGAAAGTAAAGGTAATTTCTTCGCACTTAAGGTTACTATTGTTATATGGATGGTAGTATGTTTCTGTGCTTTTCTTTTGCACAAAGATTTGCCAAATGTTTCTATTTACTTTTATTCTTTAGGAGCTATTTTAGGGTTGGTTTTAGGAGCAATTCAATCATTAACAAGATCTACTTATTCTAAATTGTTACCAGAAACAGAAGATCATGCAACCTATTTTAGTTTTTACGATGTAACAGAAAAGATTGCGATTGTATTAGGAACCTTTGTATATGGTTTGCTTTACGCAATTACAGATTCTATGCAATGGTCTGTATTATGTTTGGCGTTTTTCTTTTTAGCGTCCTTTATTATTTTAAGTACATTGAAACGTACTAAATATGTTAGCTAA
- a CDS encoding TerC family protein yields MEIFLQAETWVSLLTLTFLEIVLGIDNIIFISISANKLPENQVRKATLVGLALAMITRIALLFSVSYLIALKDPFWTIDAGWFKTGLTGQSLILFLGGIFLLYKSTNEIRQKMEDTNEEQVIKSPKVISFKSVIFQIILIDIVFSFDSILTAVGMTNGVNGALIIMVIAVIVSILIMMMFAQPINKFVNRNPTIQMLALSFLILIGFMLITEGAHLSHTEFFNKTVGAIPKGYLYFAIAFSLGVEMLNLRIRKKS; encoded by the coding sequence ATGGAGATATTTTTGCAAGCTGAAACTTGGGTTTCATTATTAACACTAACTTTTTTAGAAATTGTTTTAGGTATAGATAATATTATTTTTATATCTATTTCTGCTAATAAATTACCCGAAAATCAAGTTAGAAAAGCAACTTTAGTAGGGCTAGCATTGGCTATGATTACAAGAATTGCTTTGTTGTTTAGTGTTTCATATTTAATTGCTTTGAAAGATCCTTTCTGGACAATTGATGCTGGATGGTTTAAGACAGGTTTAACTGGTCAGAGTCTTATTTTATTTTTAGGAGGAATTTTTCTTTTGTACAAAAGTACCAATGAAATTCGTCAAAAAATGGAAGACACCAATGAAGAGCAAGTTATAAAATCACCAAAAGTAATCTCTTTTAAAAGTGTTATTTTTCAAATTATTTTAATTGATATTGTCTTTTCTTTCGATAGTATTTTAACTGCAGTTGGTATGACCAATGGTGTAAATGGTGCTTTAATAATTATGGTAATTGCCGTAATTGTTTCTATTCTTATAATGATGATGTTTGCACAACCTATCAATAAATTTGTAAATAGAAATCCTACAATTCAAATGTTGGCCTTGTCTTTTTTAATTTTAATAGGCTTTATGCTAATTACAGAAGGCGCTCACCTTTCTCATACAGAATTTTTTAACAAAACAGTAGGTGCAATTCCTAAAGGATATTTGTATTTTGCAATCGCATTTTCGTTAGGAGTAGAAATGCTTAATTTAAGAATTAGAAAAAAAAGCTAA
- a CDS encoding S9 family peptidase, with protein MKQFFKQPKFSSNLAIPKIVKVGIKFLNAISTRLTLFVISRLFATPIQFARPERELGMLASSQKKKFYCKEIDKTIQIISYGFSDKKVLLAHGWSGRSTQLFMLANHLLEQGYMVISFDAPAHGSSSGKSTNLIEYIDCVKGIQKEFGPFDAAIGHSFGGMVLMNVQADCNAFKCLVTIGAADKVSDIFYNFIKNIGLNTSFANKFIALFEKKLGIRLDDNSTSVAAKKVSIPSFIVHDVLDGDVAVSCAINIRQSLQKGALIITNGLGHTKILRNNNISLRIVKFIKEHT; from the coding sequence ATGAAACAGTTTTTTAAACAACCAAAATTTTCATCTAATTTGGCCATTCCAAAGATTGTAAAGGTTGGTATAAAATTCTTAAATGCAATATCTACTAGATTAACTCTTTTTGTTATAAGTAGGTTATTTGCAACTCCTATTCAATTTGCAAGGCCAGAAAGAGAATTAGGCATGTTAGCCAGTTCTCAAAAAAAGAAATTCTATTGTAAAGAAATCGATAAAACCATTCAAATTATTTCCTATGGTTTTTCAGATAAGAAAGTTTTGCTTGCTCATGGCTGGTCAGGTAGATCTACCCAACTTTTTATGCTTGCCAATCATTTACTAGAACAAGGTTATATGGTAATTTCTTTTGATGCACCTGCACATGGTTCATCCTCAGGTAAATCAACAAACTTAATTGAATATATAGATTGCGTAAAGGGTATTCAAAAAGAATTTGGACCATTTGATGCTGCTATTGGACATTCTTTTGGAGGTATGGTTTTGATGAACGTACAAGCCGATTGTAATGCTTTTAAATGTTTAGTAACTATTGGTGCTGCAGACAAAGTATCAGATATATTTTATAACTTCATTAAAAACATAGGATTGAATACTTCGTTTGCTAATAAATTTATAGCGCTATTTGAGAAAAAATTAGGCATTCGTTTAGATGACAATTCAACAAGTGTAGCTGCCAAAAAAGTAAGTATTCCTTCTTTTATTGTTCATGATGTTTTAGATGGAGATGTAGCTGTAAGTTGTGCCATAAATATTCGTCAAAGTTTACAAAAGGGTGCACTTATAATCACTAATGGATTAGGTCACACAAAAATTTTAAGGAATAACAATATATCATTAAGAATTGTAAAATTTATAAAAGAACATACATGA
- a CDS encoding TonB-dependent receptor: MVIYQANAQDCNYSFSGKITDFHDNSLIVGASIQIINLNKFTTSNLEGEFVFNNLCEGKLTLEIKHVACETKRLVINLTKNTFKEISLEHHLEELKEVVVKTNTKTEVTSIEKSLKKEVISNFTDKSLGDALNTLSGVSSLNTGNSIVKPMIHGLHSSRLLIINNSVRMFDQEWGDEHAPNIDISSSDRIDVIKGANSLRYGSDAVGGLILIRPKKYAIKDSLFGSTTTSINSNGFGGNVTSEIIKTFNSGYYTKLQANYKRFGDFKAPDYYLTNTGLENINASFRTGFNSYEKGFDAYYSFVNNKIGILRSSHIGNVNDLVEAINNREPRIVEDFSYDINFPRQNIFHHLAKVEAFKRFKNLGKLSLQLDAQLNRRKEFDLRRGDLRDRPVIDLQLFTASIQPNLEINKFDNLKINTGFLVRYQNNDAIVNTGANTLIPDYNKYEVGTYAILDVDINETSEFSAGIRYDYSRIKARKWYVESDWTALNYDVLFPEFDTGIVDGLELLTRPEFTFNNFSTNLGYSKRFGKDYSFLFNYGLAQRMPNPSELFSGGLHHSAARIEIGFLTINKETANKFILSLEKNNENFGFSISPYYKQIDGFIQLIPTGIRTTIRGAFPVWEYNQVDARIFGVDIDINKKLASHFDYKGSLSLLQGDDLTNDNPLIHMPSANFSNSIMYSNNDFHQLKIGVNQKTVLQQNRFPDYNFTTLDPVTQQQVFVDISSTPPSYTLFGFSSSAVFYPFKKGSMEVGFNVDNLFNVSYRENLNRLRYFADDLGRNLNLKIKINY; this comes from the coding sequence ATGGTTATATACCAGGCAAATGCACAAGATTGTAATTACTCTTTTAGCGGAAAAATAACTGATTTTCACGACAACAGTCTTATTGTTGGTGCTTCTATTCAGATTATTAATTTAAATAAATTCACAACCTCAAATTTAGAAGGTGAATTTGTATTTAATAATTTATGTGAAGGTAAACTAACACTAGAAATAAAACATGTGGCTTGCGAAACAAAAAGGTTGGTTATTAACTTAACTAAAAACACCTTTAAAGAAATATCTTTAGAACATCATTTAGAAGAACTTAAAGAAGTTGTTGTAAAAACTAACACGAAAACAGAAGTTACTAGTATTGAAAAATCATTGAAAAAAGAAGTGATTTCGAATTTTACAGACAAATCTTTAGGTGATGCTTTAAATACATTAAGTGGTGTATCTTCTTTAAATACGGGTAACTCTATAGTAAAACCAATGATTCACGGTTTACACAGTAGTAGATTATTGATTATAAATAATAGTGTACGTATGTTTGATCAAGAATGGGGAGATGAACATGCACCAAATATTGACATTAGCTCTAGTGATAGAATTGATGTTATTAAGGGCGCAAACTCTCTAAGATATGGTAGTGATGCAGTTGGAGGTTTAATTTTAATTAGACCTAAAAAATATGCTATTAAAGATAGTTTATTTGGTAGCACAACTACGTCTATAAATTCTAATGGTTTTGGTGGTAATGTAACCTCAGAAATTATTAAAACATTTAATTCTGGCTATTATACAAAACTACAAGCTAATTATAAGAGGTTTGGAGATTTTAAAGCACCAGATTATTATTTGACTAATACAGGTTTAGAAAATATCAATGCATCTTTCAGAACTGGATTTAACAGTTATGAAAAAGGGTTTGATGCCTACTATAGTTTTGTAAATAATAAAATAGGTATTTTAAGATCTTCTCATATTGGTAATGTTAATGACTTAGTAGAAGCTATTAACAATAGAGAACCGAGAATTGTAGAAGATTTTTCTTACGACATTAATTTTCCTAGACAAAACATTTTTCATCATTTAGCAAAAGTAGAAGCTTTTAAACGCTTTAAAAACTTAGGCAAATTAAGCTTACAGTTAGATGCTCAATTAAATAGAAGAAAAGAGTTTGATTTACGTAGAGGAGATTTAAGAGACAGACCAGTTATAGATTTACAACTGTTTACTGCAAGTATTCAACCAAATTTAGAAATCAATAAATTTGATAATTTAAAGATTAATACTGGTTTTTTAGTAAGATACCAAAACAATGATGCCATTGTAAATACAGGTGCAAATACGTTAATACCAGATTACAATAAATATGAGGTTGGTACATATGCTATATTAGATGTTGACATTAACGAAACTTCAGAATTTAGTGCTGGAATTCGATATGATTATTCTAGAATAAAAGCTAGAAAATGGTATGTTGAGTCTGATTGGACTGCCTTGAATTACGATGTGCTATTTCCTGAATTTGATACTGGTATTGTAGATGGTTTAGAGCTTTTAACAAGACCTGAATTTACATTCAATAATTTTTCAACCAATTTAGGATACTCTAAAAGATTTGGTAAAGATTACTCTTTTTTATTCAATTATGGCTTAGCACAAAGAATGCCTAATCCATCTGAGTTATTCAGTGGTGGTTTGCATCATAGTGCAGCAAGAATTGAAATTGGTTTTTTAACAATCAATAAAGAAACTGCCAATAAGTTTATACTATCTCTAGAAAAGAATAACGAAAATTTCGGCTTTTCTATTAGTCCATATTACAAACAAATTGATGGTTTTATACAGTTGATACCTACAGGAATTAGAACTACAATTAGAGGTGCCTTTCCTGTTTGGGAATACAACCAAGTAGATGCTAGAATTTTTGGAGTTGATATTGATATCAACAAAAAATTAGCAAGTCATTTCGATTATAAAGGAAGTTTAAGTTTATTACAAGGTGATGACTTAACCAATGACAACCCTTTAATTCATATGCCTTCTGCCAATTTTAGCAATAGTATTATGTATAGTAACAATGATTTTCATCAATTAAAAATTGGTGTAAATCAAAAAACGGTTTTACAACAAAATAGATTTCCAGATTATAATTTTACAACCTTAGATCCAGTAACACAGCAACAAGTTTTTGTAGACATTAGTTCTACTCCACCAAGTTACACACTTTTTGGCTTTAGCTCTTCTGCTGTTTTTTATCCTTTTAAGAAAGGAAGTATGGAAGTTGGTTTTAATGTAGATAATCTATTTAATGTAAGCTATAGAGAAAATTTAAACAGACTACGTTATTTTGCTGATGACTTAGGAAGAAATTTGAATTTAAAAATTAAAATTAATTACTAA
- a CDS encoding toxin-antitoxin system YwqK family antitoxin, producing MLKIKRLGFVMVFFACFFLSENFYGQKINQFDANKKRTGVWKKYYPNKRIRYQGQFKEGKEVGVFKYYDISDSRYPIIIKKFNEENDSVAVSFYSISGKKQSEGVFVNKKRVGKWVYYFDKDNIMSTEFYVDGKLDGKVINYYPNGKATEITHYKMGFKDGLSQKFSSAGILIEEVNYKNDKENGIAKYFELTGLLKEKGVYKDGKRVGKWEYYLDGEMASDEDNKKKKRFTKPKKNK from the coding sequence ATGCTAAAGATAAAAAGACTTGGTTTTGTTATGGTGTTTTTCGCTTGCTTTTTTTTAAGTGAAAACTTTTATGGGCAAAAAATAAATCAGTTTGATGCCAATAAAAAACGAACTGGAGTTTGGAAAAAATATTATCCGAACAAAAGAATACGTTATCAAGGTCAATTTAAAGAGGGCAAAGAAGTAGGTGTTTTTAAATATTATGATATTTCTGATTCTAGATATCCAATCATCATTAAAAAGTTTAACGAAGAAAATGATTCTGTAGCAGTTTCATTTTATAGTATTTCTGGTAAAAAACAAAGTGAAGGTGTTTTTGTAAATAAAAAACGAGTAGGTAAATGGGTTTATTATTTTGATAAGGACAATATTATGTCTACCGAATTTTATGTGGATGGTAAATTGGATGGAAAAGTCATTAATTACTATCCTAATGGAAAAGCCACAGAAATTACACATTATAAAATGGGGTTTAAGGATGGATTGTCTCAAAAATTTTCAAGTGCAGGAATCTTAATAGAAGAGGTCAATTATAAGAATGATAAAGAGAATGGAATTGCCAAATATTTTGAATTAACGGGTTTGTTAAAAGAAAAAGGAGTTTACAAAGATGGAAAAAGAGTTGGTAAATGGGAGTATTACTTAGATGGTGAAATGGCTTCTGATGAAGATAATAAAAAGAAAAAAAGGTTTACTAAACCCAAAAAAAACAAATAA
- a CDS encoding M48 family metallopeptidase gives MKKIITLVITVFLFVECSTVPITGRKRVNFVSDSQVLPASFAQYNTFLEENKLSTNRAMSNQVQSVGVKISEAVDRFMRANNMVEEANAYKWEFNLVEDNTVNAWCLPGGKVVFYTGIMPICDNEDGVAAVMGHEVAHAFAKHGQERMSQGQLQQIGGLAVALGTSSQNPETQQLWNTAFGIGSGLGMLKFSRTHEEEADRLGLVFMIMAGYDGTEAAEVWVRMSQRAGGGSQGPEILSTHPHNASRIQDLRSYLPTARKLAAQYNTPVKS, from the coding sequence ATGAAGAAAATAATAACTTTAGTAATTACCGTTTTTCTATTTGTAGAATGCAGTACAGTGCCAATTACAGGTAGAAAAAGAGTAAACTTTGTAAGTGACTCTCAGGTATTACCAGCAAGTTTTGCACAGTACAATACATTTTTAGAAGAGAATAAACTATCTACTAACAGAGCTATGAGCAACCAAGTACAAAGTGTTGGTGTAAAAATTTCTGAGGCCGTAGATCGTTTTATGCGAGCTAATAATATGGTAGAAGAAGCTAATGCATATAAATGGGAGTTTAACTTGGTAGAAGATAATACAGTAAATGCTTGGTGTTTACCAGGTGGAAAAGTAGTTTTTTATACAGGCATTATGCCAATATGTGATAATGAAGATGGAGTAGCTGCAGTAATGGGGCATGAGGTGGCACATGCATTTGCAAAACATGGGCAGGAAAGAATGTCTCAAGGTCAATTGCAACAAATTGGTGGTTTAGCAGTAGCTTTAGGAACATCTAGTCAAAACCCAGAAACACAGCAATTATGGAACACTGCTTTTGGTATTGGTTCTGGATTGGGAATGTTAAAATTTAGTAGAACTCATGAGGAAGAAGCAGATAGGTTGGGCCTAGTGTTTATGATTATGGCTGGTTATGATGGTACAGAAGCTGCAGAAGTTTGGGTTAGAATGAGCCAAAGAGCTGGAGGAGGAAGTCAAGGACCGGAAATTTTAAGTACACACCCACACAATGCATCTAGAATTCAAGATTTAAGATCGTATTTACCAACTGCTAGAAAATTAGCAGCACAATACAATACTCCTGTAAAAAGTTAA